Within the Candidatus Eisenbacteria bacterium genome, the region GCGCGACGCTTCGAACTTGCGAGCGATCCGGAGCGGGCGGCCTGCGCATTGGCGCTGCGCGCGCGCAGGTGGTGGCCGGCGAAACCCGAGCGGCCCGCACCACGATGAATGCGGCAACCCTGCTCGCGCGGCGCCGGAATTCGCCGCGCGCCCGCCACCTTCTGCTGGCGGCCGCGGCGACGCTCGCGCGTGCGGAGCACCACGATGCAGCCGCACACCGACTGCTTGAGCGCGCGGCAGCTGCGGCGGAAGCCCTGGCCGCCCGCATCCTCGATGAACAGTGGCGCGCGAGCTTCTGGGGTGAGTGGGGGTGGCCGCACCTCGAGCTGGCGCGGCTCGAACTCGACCGCGGCCGGATCGAGGCCGCGTTCGAGGTGCTCGAGTCCGGGCGCGGTCGCAGCCTCGCGAGCGGGCGACGATCCGCGTGGAGCGAGGATCTGCGCGGCTGGGCGGCGGGCGCCATGAAGCGCGATCGCGACCGCTCAACTCGCTCGGGTGCGAGACTCGTTTCATTGCCTCCCCCGTTCACCGAGGCACCGGCCCCCCGGCTCGAGCGGGTGCTGCGCACGGTGCGGGTTCCCCGCGTACGGTTGTCGGACGTGCGACGGCAACTTCCAACCGGAGGCGTGCTACTCGATGCAGTCGAGTTCGATGGCAGCCTCGGTTGGTTCGCGGTCGACGAGTCACGGGTGCGCGCGGCGTGGGACCTGGTGCGTGTGCGCGAGGTCGCTGAACTCATGCATGCGGTCACGTTTCACCTGCGTGGCGCCTCGTGGTCGGCCGACCCGGGGCCGCAATTCGGCGCGGCCGAGGCGAATGAGCTGTCCCAAGTGGTCCGATACCGGCCGCGTGACCCGGCGCTTGAGGCTTCACTGGAGGCGCTGGCAGCGGCGGTGTTGTGGCCGGCGATCGCGCTGCTCGGGCGGATCCCCTCGCACCTTGCGATCACCCCGGTGGCGGCTCTCTCTCGCGTTCCATGGGCCGCCCTTCCGCTACCGGACGGCCGCCGGCTCTGCGAGGTGAGCGAATTGGTTGTGGTACCGGGCCTGCGACTCGGCCTCGCCACGGCTCGACGCTCCGCGGTCTCCGCGTTCTCCGCTGGACTTCTCGTGGCGGTCGATGCCGACGGACTCGATCATGCGCGCTCCGAGATCACCACACTCGCGCGTCTGTTTCCATCCGCGCAAGTCCTCAGCGGTTCCGAGGCAACCGCCGAACGATTCATGGCGGCCGCCTCGGGCGCCGCATGGATTCACTTTGCAGGGCACGGGGTGTTTCGAGCCGAAGCGCCGCTCGGATCCGGACTTCGATTTGCGGATCGCTGGGTCACGGGTTCCGAGCTTCAGGAACTGCGGCTCGCGGCCCGCTGGGTCACGTTGTCGGCGTGTCAGACCGCCCGGTCGCTGGTAC harbors:
- a CDS encoding CHAT domain-containing protein codes for the protein MNAATLLARRRNSPRARHLLLAAAATLARAEHHDAAAHRLLERAAAAAEALAARILDEQWRASFWGEWGWPHLELARLELDRGRIEAAFEVLESGRGRSLASGRRSAWSEDLRGWAAGAMKRDRDRSTRSGARLVSLPPPFTEAPAPRLERVLRTVRVPRVRLSDVRRQLPTGGVLLDAVEFDGSLGWFAVDESRVRAAWDLVRVREVAELMHAVTFHLRGASWSADPGPQFGAAEANELSQVVRYRPRDPALEASLEALAAAVLWPAIALLGRIPSHLAITPVAALSRVPWAALPLPDGRRLCEVSELVVVPGLRLGLATARRSAVSAFSAGLLVAVDADGLDHARSEITTLARLFPSAQVLSGSEATAERFMAAASGAAWIHFAGHGVFRAEAPLGSGLRFADRWVTGSELQELRLAARWVTLSACQTARSLVRPGEEWFGLPRALLGAGAGMVLAAAWDVDDAATACFMSEVYRHVAEGESLPGGLQRVQASNVRNASHPLDWAGFMTLGGPGISNLRS